A region of the Lentimicrobium sp. L6 genome:
CCCAATTTAGCCTTTTCGGAGGAGTCCATATTTAATAGTATCGGAGAATATTTTATTGCGTCAAAGTAAAGCGCAAGCTCAGCCCACCACTAGTAGTGGAATTAGGATACTGATTGGCTACATGAGGCTTATTCATAATCCTATCGAAGTATAATCTTACCGTAAACTTCTGACTTACCATATAGTCGGCCGAGAAGTTCAGAGAAGTGATTCTTTGTCCGGAACTAATCTGGTCAATATCTTGATCTAGCCTCCTGAGGATGGTCATATTATCACGAACAGAGAAGTCAATTTTTAAGTTCAAGTCAGAATTAAGCTGCTTTTTACTTCCTTTACTTCCAAGGGTTTTAATGGCAAATTTCACATTCTTAATTCTATATCCTAGTCCAATAATGTATTCATTGCTCGTAACCTCTGTCAACTGATTACCTACAAAACTCAATGATAGATTCCTCGATTTCTTAAATTCTAAATTGGTTAATAAGCTATTATTCCAGGTCATATCCAGCTTAATCAATGGACTAAACTGCTCAGAGATACTCAATAAGGTCATGTCGTACTGATTTATGAAATCACCATTGGTATTTAAGGCGCTTGGATGACCAATATCGTTCACGTCGTCGTAATTTACATTACTAACATATGAACCAATACTATAAGCTGATCTATAACTATGAGTAACGGTTACGTTTTTGAATAGTTTTCTCAATGCTGGAATCTTACTTAATCCCTTATAGGTCACTCTCCAGTTAGGGAATGGGATTTTAGGGAAATAATTCATAGGAATAGCATCGGGAGAGCGGTTGGTATATGCAGCTACAAAAGCACCATGAAGCACATCCTGTGAAGAAGCACTATATCCTGAAGGGAATCCCGTAGAATCGATGGTTCCTCCATTATAATATGGGTTTTCGCCAGCTAATCTTTTGGCCATTTGAAGGCGATATTCCTTCATTTTAGAATAAGATTTAGTGCTATTATCATCGGCTACTTTATCAAAAGAAGTACCAATGGTTAAGAAAGACATACTAAAGCTTCCTCTTTCCATTGGAGTATATTCTTGGAATATCTCAAAGTCACTATCGTATTTATAATAACTCTGTCTGGTATAGCTATAAGTTCTGGTAGCCGTTAATTCTATCCTCAAATCTCTAATAGGTTCAAAGGTAGCTCGAGCATTTAAATTCGTACTGTATTTATCGAAGTTCAGGGTGTTTAAACTGCTGTCTTGAGATAGCCAATAGATGTGATCGGAATACTTGGTAATGTCGTTCTCCCAACCGAATACATATCCTATGCCTGGTGCCATTTGTGACCAATTATTACCTATGGCTCCTGGCTCTGGATAGAAGCCTGGCATAAGATTACCTTTACTTTGCGACCAAGTTACAGAAGCATCTTTCCACATCATAAGGAATTTTAATGAGTTGTCAGCAATGACTTTAAATACTTCAGATTTCTTCTTGGTGGTATCCTGAGCTTGCTCATTGCCTCCTCTTCCTGTAGCACCCCGTCTGGCTGAGCTTTGTTTCTTATTCCTTCCTCTACTTTTTTGGTTTAACTTTTTCAGGTATGGGACTTTGTTATAAAGCTTCTCCATTCTGATATTACCATTTAAGGAGAGGGTGTTAGAATTCTCAATAGTATTTCCTAGCCTCACTTGAAGACTTTGTGGACTTGCAGTCCAATGATAATCCCCTTGATATCGGGCATTTGCCGTTATCCAATCGAAAATAGGAATCTTATTGATTGGAATAGAGTAATTCAAGGATATAGATTGGTCAAATTGATTCATTCTTCCTCCACTTACGATACTCGACCAGACACTATCTCGATAGAAGTCCATATAATTGGCGTCTCCACGGTCAATTCTACCAGCGGGCTCATCTATACTAGCTTTGGCTTGGGCAGAGTATTCCAATTTTAAACCTCTGGTCAAGTCAAATTTTAGATTGTAATTTCTATTCCAATCAAAGCGTTTGGTCCATGTCCAGCGCATGGGTACATCGCCTTTACTCTTATTCCTCATTCGCTTGTCAGCATATTCTCTGTTCACATCCATACGGAAAGAGAAGAGCTTGGGTATGTAGTAGAAATTGAAATCACGAATAATTTTTAGAGATTTTCCTCTAAAGATTTTCATCTTTTTAAAAGGCTCTACAGGTTTTGGATTAAGAGCTAGATTATATCCTAAACCTCCTCTGTATGTTTTCTGAAGATGGTATTCCACATCAATACTTCTATGGAATATCTCAGAGTAACTATAACTAACATCAAAGTTCTCAATGTCCCATGGTTTCTGTTTGGTCATTCTCTGACCTGTTCTGTCTTTTCTTACATTGATGAAGTTGATATTCTTACGAATAGTCACGTCTTGAGACAGTGCTTTTACAGAATCTTTTTGTGTTTTGCTGGCATATGAATCTAGATCTTTATCAAACTTGATATCAGGATCTAGGGGATTGTATTCTGGAGTTAAACGAGATTCAGAATAATCAAAGTGCATAGGTACTTTTACTCCCCATTCTTCTGGGAAAAGTTTACCAAGAGATAGGTTAGTGGCGATATCAAAATTGGTAATGTCTTCTTGTTGGCGATCATTAATTTTACTTTCTAATCCACCAAATCCAGCAGTACTGTGGGTTCCTGAAACTATCACATTACCAAAGTCAGCTAAGTCAACCTTAGCTCTTGCAGTGGCCGCCCAAGCCGATTTATTATCGAAATCAGTTACTCGTAATTCATTTACCCAAACTTCAGCACACTTTGGTAGTCCATCATCTTCAGTATCATTTACCCCTTGTTTTTTAGGGTTTCTAATACCAATCATAATGGCTCTAACATCGCTAAGGCTTGGTGCACCTAAGACGGTAATAATATTGTTTCCATCCATTTCTGAATAGGGTAATATCAGGCTGATATTCTCCGCATCGGCTCTTTCTGCTATATTTCTGTTTAATTTGGTATCGACTAGTTTTTCCAGCTCAATATCAAGGCTATTAGCATCAGGCCAAATGGCATTTGGATCAGAAGTTCCCCAATCTGTTAAGTTTAATGGAACTTCATATTCATAGTAGTTATCAGTGAAGTCAGAACCCATTCTAAGGAATAAGGTTAATTCACCATCCTCTAAATTATCATCTATATTGGATCGTTCAGCATGTACAAACATCTTTAAGCGTTTATATCTTCTGAAGTCGAAGTCCGTGGTTTTGAAAACGGCTCGTGCATCTCCATCTACCAATCCGCAAGTGAGAATTTGCATGGATTGCTCATTCTGTCTCTGTAAATTTGTAGTTCCAATATTTACTTCTCTATCAATACCCGGAGGTAATACATAAGGGATAGGTGTTCTTTGTCCGTTCTCTTCAATATTGATAGCAGCTGTTTCAAAAACAGTACCGCTCTGCTGGTCATTCGGGATATATTCGCCAGGGGAGAGCAGACTATACTCATATTTTCTCCAATCGCTTCTTACCAATTCTAAAGTAGCAAAACGTAATATAGTTTGCTCTTTAAATCCTTTCATGAACATCCTCATAAAACGGATGGAATTGAAATCACTGATTTGGCCAACCACCTTATTGGGTCTTTTAATCGGAATTTTAAACTGATACCATTTGGTGGTGATCTCATCACCATTTTCGTATTTCACATTATCTGCAACACGCATATCGGTGATGTATCCTCGTCCCACTTCCATGTCATCAGGATTTAAACTGATTTCGTATTGGAAATATCTTTCAGATTCACTTAAGGTATTGTCTCTATTGATGTCTTCTACGTCAGGTCGTGTAGTTCCAGTAGTAGAATAATTTTCGTTGGAGAATTCTGAAGCAGGGGAGTTGCCATCAGGTCCATTATACTTTTTGTATCTTTCGAGGATGCTCTCATATGTCACATCGTTATCATAATCCGAGCCTCTAAAATAGTGGAAGTTATCACCAGATGGGTCGGCATTAGCATTGGCATAGGCCGCAGATGCAGCACCATATTTATTAGCAATTATATCTAAATATTGTGTTTCGAAGAATCCTCGCTCATCGTCATCTCTTAAACCGTCGAATCCGACATCTTGAAAAGGTCTGGCTTCAGGTCTGTTATCAAAGGCATCAACTAAAGATTGTAAAGATGGAACCAAGCCCCAAATGGTAGTGTCCACGTCTACTTTTATTTCATCAACAGGTAAACCATTTTCAAATCCTTTTCTGCTGTCTCTTAAAACATCTTCCGAAACATCTCCAAGGTTAATGTATAATTCTCCACCAGTACTATTTGGATTGTTAGCAAATGGATCCATAATCCAAAATTCGAGATATTCAACATTGGTAGACTCAAAATCTGAGGTTTCAATTTCGCGCATGATACCTCCCCATCTGCTTTCAGGATCTAATAGGTTTCCAAACTCATCTATACCAGCAGTACCTCCAGCAACGGGTTCTACATCGTAGTTATATGGTCCTTTTGCAGTAGGATAATAGGCCAAGTTAAATACCGGAATGTTGGTTGGATATCCATTGGGGGTTTCCTTATTGGGGAAAACCTCTTTTTCTAATACTTGTCTAACTTCGTCTTTTGATAGCTCATCGGCAGTGATGTTTGGTGGACGCAGATTTCCTTGATCGTAGAATAATGGGTCGATGATATACCAAGCTAGTTTTGCTCTGTTTTTACCGTAATTCAGTCCAGTATTAAGTGCTGCTTCAGGGAACTGATCTATTTGGCCTTGAGGAGTACTGGCTAATACCCATCGGGAAACCATTTTTAAATCTATAGTAGATTTTGTTCCTTCAAAATCATCAATATATGATGTACCACTGTTTCCTATGGCACGGCTATGACCAGGTAAAAAGTGAGCAAATTCTCCGTTTAAGGTTACTAATGAACGGGCATCGGTTTCAATTAATGGTAATTTATCCACCATTTTTGTAATCCACCGCGATTCTTTTTGGTAACTCATATCTAGTCCCCAAATGGTATTATTAATAGGGTCGTCACCAATATTGGTTTTTTGAGTGATTGGCTTTTCACTTAGGTTTAAAATAGTACCACCTAAATGTAAATTGGGGTTCATTTCATAATCGAAATGGGCTCCCATCATTCTCTTTTGTTGAATGGCAAAAGCAGAATTGCTTTCCATAGAGATATTAATAGGTGTTCCTGAATTCAGAATACCTTCATTAATAATTCTTACTCTACCCAAAGTATAATCTACGGTATAATCTACATTTTCTGTTAAAGGAATTCCACCTGCTGTCACGCGTACTGAACCTGCAGGAACATTAAGTGCATTTAATGAAATTTCTGACCCAGAGGAAGATTTATAATATCCTTCTAATAGATATTTATTTTTTGCAGGATATTGTTGGGCTTCACTTTTGGTTAAACTATATAAACTATCGTAGCAATATAGATCTGCCAAGGCATCATCATTCAATTTGGTTCTTAAATAGTCTCCGAATGGTTCGAGCATGGTAAAGAATATCCGCCCATTAGAAGCCTGAATTGTTCCTCCATTAGTAGCAGCATTATTGATGAAGTCAAAAACTCCATCAGGATAAGGGTTGCTTTGTTGGTCCAAATTATCAAAATTCATCACCTCAATCAAAGGCACTCCTTTAATATCTTCTCCTCCTTGTGGTAAATATCCTTTTGAAACACCATCCTCGCCACCTGTGTAGAGGATGTTCATAATGAAGTCTTCACTATTAACTTGGTAAGCTCCAATATTATAAATGTTCTTCATCATTAAATCCCAAAGTGGGATGGAGGTATTAACAGAGGTGCTCTTTAAAAGTTTTACAATAAGCGTATTTGGAGCAATAATTCCCTCATCGGAGAATTCTCCCACTTGATATACCTTTTGTTCTGGGTCCCCAATAATCGTATATTGGTAGGCGATAGCTAAAACTTGGTCGGGGTTTAGTCTGGTATTTAAGGAGATAAAACCTAATTTGGTATTTACCGAGTATTCTGAGGTTTTTAATTTACGAGCCAATTCTACTTTCTCATAATCAATACCCGATGTCATTCCTTTTCCTTGTAAGTGGTTAGTGACACTGCTGATATTTCTGACCACATTGGTGTCAACAAAAGTTCTTAAGGTATTGGAGTTGTCATCAGGATAAGAGTTGCCAGCTACAGGATACAAATCTTGGAAATAAGGGTTATATTCCCCTAAATCTTGAAAGGCTACAATGTTTCTATTGTCAGTAGTTGGCGAACCAATGTTTGTCACCCAAACTTCAGTTTTGGTAATATTGATATTAGAATTAACAATAGGCAATTCTTTTAAAGAAGGCTCATAGTTTTCCTTGAAATATTCAGCCAATAAGAAGTGTTTGTTCTCTTCATACTGGTCAACTCTAAGCTCGAACTCATTGGTTTGTGCTCCTCCTTGTACTGTTAGAGATGAAGACTCACTCTTTTGTTGCGAAAAGACAGAAGTTACGGTTAATTTCCCAAATTGTAATTTGGTTTTAATACCAAAGAGACTTTGGCTACCTTGAATTAATGTAGAGGTTAAAGGAAGAGTTACATCCCCTGCTTCAATTAATTTGATGATTTCATCTTCGTCGCCTTCGTATTTTAATTTCAGCTTGTTTTCGAAATCGAAAGTGGCTTCGGTATTATAGTTGACTTTAAACTCAATTTTATCTCCAATTTTTGCCAATACATTCAACTGGATTTTCTGTTGAAAGTCAAAGTTGGTTACACTTTGCTGTCGAACGTTTAGAGCAGGGTCTTCTCGTTTGTTATTAACCACGCCAAACATTAATTCTGCCGAACCCTGAGGACGAATGTCGATGGTGTTTCCACCAAATATTCTGTCAAAAACTTTACCCCCAATATGAATAGATGGAATGATACCTCCATTGGCTCCTGCATTATTGGCATTAGAACGTTCTGCCCAGTAATTTTCTAGAGACTGTTCTTCTTCAAACTGTCTGTACTCCTGCATGTCCATCCTTTGGGGTGGGCGATAATCCAGTTCACCCATTTTATTGGTTACCACATATTGGTTGGTTTTAGGATCGAAAACTACATTTTGTTGTATGTTTTTGGGGTCTTGAAGGAAAAGATTAGAGCGTTGGGTTCCTCCGGTGTAAAACAAGTTATCATCTCCTTGAAAAGGAAATTTTAAATCAACCTTTTTTGTAGTATCGGTAGTGGTACTATCTGGTGGATTTAAAAATAAGGTAGACCCGATGGGTGCAGCCCATATTTTTTGGATTAAAAAATTGGGGATGAGCAACATCAGAGTAAACAATAGTAAAAGCAGTACCCTTGTAAAAAACCTCATTAAATATTATATCTTTTGCTAAATGGTATTGCTACCTTTAGTTCATCATTAACACTTTATTTTCTATAAAACCTTAAGGCTCGCCTTAATCAAATCTTCCACCTTATCAATCTCAGGATTTGAAGTAAAGACTTTCTTTAAACCTTTTTCAGCCATTTGCTTAGAGAAACCTAGGGCTATCAATGCAGATAACGCTTCTTCTTTAAAGGTATTGTGTTGGAATGGTAAATTATCGCCATCGGTTACCAATTTATCTAGTTTGTCTTTTAAATCGACAATGATTCTTTGTGCACCTTTCGCTCCAATTCCCTTTACGGCTTTTAATGCGGCCACGTTTCCGGTATCTATAGCTTCATAAACTTCATCAGAAGTCATCGAAGACAAAATCATTCTTCCTGTGCTCGGACCAACACCAGAAACGCTAATTAATTTCCTAAAAACTTCTCTTTCGTAAGTATCAAAAAAGCCAAATAAGGTTTGGGCATCCTCTCTAACTATAAAGTGAATAAAAAGCTTTACGCTTTCCTCTTTTCCTATACGGGAAAATGTGTTTAAAGAAATGTTTACGTAATATCCTACACCTGAGCAATCTATGACGGCATAGGCGGGATTCTTCTCAACTAATTTACCTTGTATATATTCGTACATCTTTTTAAAGCTGATTCAATCGCCAAAAGTACAAATATTCCTGAATTGAGTATGGAAGTATCAGATTTTGATGAAAATATCTTATGGTTCTAAATAGAGTTGTTGTTTGCGGCTGAAAATGAAAAAACCGACTCGGTATGAAAGTCGGCTTTTTATAGTAAATTGATGATCTTTATATTGTTTTATTTTCTCCTAGCTTCTTACTCTATTTCTTCTTGTGCTTCTTTTTTATTGGCCACCGGTAGTGCTGGCTCGACTTCCTTTTCAATGGATTCTTCTTCTACTTTAGCCTCCTCAAAATTCCCAGAATTTAATATCCAATAGGAATCTTTAGTTCTATGATTATAGAGGTTTCTTTGCCATTGGTAATCCATTTTAAAATGCCTTCTGATATTATTATCTATCATAATAGATTTCCCTTCAGGCACATATAGTTTTAATGTGATTTCTTGGCTTCTCCATTTAGAACTTTCGCCTAATTTGAAATACGGGTCCAGTAATAAACCTGTTGAATCAATAGTAAAATGATAGTAAGTATTTTCTATATTGATATTAGCCTGTTCTTCATTTTTCCCATTTGAGCTTTTGTATAGCTTCAGGGCGAAACTATTTTTATCATTTTCAATAATTTCTAATCTGGGTTCTCCATAAATTTCATCATCATGAAGGATGGGATGGTTATTATCTTGTGAAACCACAGTTTTGTTATCACTAGATAGTATATTTTGATAGTAAGAATTGGTATTTAATCTGATATTTAGTGTGTCGGATTGTACTTCTTCAAAATCGTATTTTGTGATTTTTATAGCATCTTTATGATAAGCTCTAATGGTAGTATAACTCATCCCTAAAGAAACAATGAGTGCCACAACCCAGGCCTGCCATGCTATGGTTCCAACCATTTTGTTTCTTTTTAAGTTAAATAGGAATCTAATTCCATGAAATACCATCATAATAATTGGAATGAGGACTAAAACTGTTAGTGCTGTTAGAGTGATGGAAGCATATTCATTAGCAATAATGAATTTGCTCATAAAAGCAGGGAAAGACATTCCTTGGATAAAGAAACCCTCGAATTCTAGTTCAGGAACTAGATTAAGATATAGAATTCCAAAACCAACTAATAATCCAGCACCATAAATGAATAGAATTAGTCCCAAAATGAATTTTAATATTCTGAGAATGATTCGTCCGAAGGCTTTAACAAAGGTTTCTATTTTTTGAAGTCCAATTTTGCGAGCCGGGCCTGTTTTATGATAGACTCCCATGGCTTCTTCTGAAAAATCAGAAAGACGATCTTTTAAATATTCTGTTTCTTCTTTTACTTTGCTTTCAATGTTTTTCACATTCACTTTTTTGCCTTCCATGCGGATGCGGTCACTTGTACTCGCAGCTTCAGGCATAAGTAGCCAAAGGCCTAAATAAATTAAAATGCCTATACCACCAGTGGTTACTAAAATCACAAAGATAATTCTGATAATAACAGGATCTAGATTGAAATATTTTCCTAAACCCGATGCAACTCCAGCTACATGTGCATTAATGGGATCGCGAAATAAATGTTTCTTGAATTTGTTGAAATGACTGTTTGGCTCAAAAGGCTCATCAGAACTATCTTCTTCCATTTCGTAGGGCTGTCCCATGATTTTCATGATATCATCCACGTCTTCCATGGTGATCACTGAAATCTGCTCTGGGGTTCTTTCCTTAAATAGCTCCGCGATTCTGGCTTCTATGTCGGCCACAATTTCATCGCCACCATCCTCTTTTTTAAAGTGAGCATTTAGTTTCTTAAAATACTGGGTTAATTTTTCGTAAGCGTTTTCATTAATATTAAAAACCCACCCGCTTATATTTATTGTTAATGTCTTTTCCATCTTGATATCGTTTAATGTTTTACAGATATGATTTTGTCGACTGCAGTGGTGAGTTCATCCCAACTGCTTTTCAGCATGATGAGCGAGGATTCGCCCAATTCAGTTAGCTGATAATATTTTCGTGGTGGGCCCGAGGTAGACTCTTCCCATCTATATTGGAGGAGTCCGTCGTTTTTTAAGCGAGTAAGTAATGGGTAGAGCGTTCCCTCTACCACAATCAGGTCAGAGCTTTTTAGTTTGTCAATAATGTCAGATGCATAGGCGTCTTTTTCGGCTATAATAGCAAGTGTGCATAGCTCTAAAACACCTTTTCGCATCTGTGCTTTTGTTTTCTCAATGTTCATTATACTTTTGTTTTCATGGGTAAAATTATAATACTATGCGATGCAAAGATAGTATAAAAACACAGTACTATGCAATACAAAGTACTAAAATATTTGGATATGACGCACTAGATGTTGTGTAAGGTATTGAAAAACAAAAATTAAAGGAGTAGTAAAAAGATTAAAAAATATTCTGTATGCTATCCATTAGCACTTTTTCATCCCCATTATGGAAGACCACATGGATAGGGATATAGAAAAGGGGACATGATTTTAGTACATCTTTATGTTCCGAAGTGGATAGTCTTTGAGCATCTTTTTCGGTTGTTACAATGAGTTTGTTTTTACTAAAAACATCGGTGTATGTTTTGTGAATGAGTTCAATATCTTTTTTAGTATAATTATGATGATCGGCAAAACTTAAAACAATGAGTTCGTTACAAAACCTTTTTAAGTAATCTTGAAGCGGGTAGGAGTTTGCAATTCCTTCAAATAATAGAATAGTAGATACTGTTGGCTCCTTCTTGAGTTTATTACCTTGATTAAAACTTATGAAACCATCATATTCTATTTTGGAGAATAGGAGTTTTTGATGGTCTTTAAGTTTGAGTTCATCTTCGAATCTTCTGCGGGTAATTGGTGATAAAACAACAGGGGTTTTAGTGATTACAATAATATCTGCTCTTTTTGCACCTCTTCTAAATTCTCTCAATTGACCGCTAGGAACTACATGGTCTATCTTATAAACATTATGAAAATCAGAGAGCATGATATTGAGATCGCGGTGGATAAATCTGTGCTGATAAGCATCATCCAAAATCAAAAGTTCTGTTTCCGGATGGGTTTGCAAAAGTTTTTTAGCTCCTCTGTTTCTATTCCCATCTACTGCCACTTTGATATTTTCAAATTTATGATAATATTGCAAAGGTTCGTCCCCTATGGTATTGGCATCTGATTCGGAATTGGCAATGACATAACCTTTTGTTTTTCTGCCATAGCCTCTTGAAAGTGTTGCTAATTGATATTTGTCATTAAGTTGAGAAATGAGAAACTCAACATGTGGAGTTTTTCCAGTTCCTCCCATACTTAAATTTCCAACCGAGATAATAGGAACCTGATGTTTTGTCACACGAAATACACCCCAATCGAAAAGTAAATTTCGAATGAAGGTGATTGTCCCATAAATTAGGGATAGTGGTAAAAGCAAGATTCTTAAGATAAACACATCACAAATTTAAGTTTAAGTATTACGGATCTCAAGTTTTTTATACGTGATTTTATAAGAAAAGTTCTTCTTATATTTTTTATAAAAATTAAGACATAAAAAAGATTCAAAACCATACCTTTGTGATGTTAAAGTCTTCGCGTTTTTTATAGATAAATATGATGAAATTAAACCAGTTACTTGGAGCTCTCAATAGGTGGGCCCCTTTTACATTGCAAGAATCCTATGATAATTCCGGCTTGTTAGTTGGAGATCCAAGCCAAGAAATTGAAAAGATCTTGATAAGTTTAGATATAACAGAAGAAATCATTGAGGAGGCTATTCAAGGAGATTTTGACTTAATTATTAGTCATCACCCTGTAATATTTAAGGGTTTAAAAAGTTTGACAGGTAAAACTCCAGAAGAACGAGTGGTGATGAAGGCTATTAAACACGATATTGCTATTATGGCGATTCATACCAATCTTGATAATGTTATGCATGGAGTAAATGCAAAGATTGCCGAAAAATTAGGGATTCAGAATTTCAAGATATTACTTTCTCAAAAAGGATCACTGAAAAAGCTAGCTGTGTATATTCCTAAGTTACATTTAGAAGAGGTAAGACAAGCTATTTTTCAAGCTGGAGCTGGCCATATTGGTAATTATGAGAATTGTAGTTTTGGTACAGAAGGAACAGGAACTTTCAAAGGAAATAAAAACAGTAATCCTTTTGTTGGAAAAGTAGGTCAGTTACATGATGAAGCAGAGGTGAAATTTGAAACCATTTTTCCGGCACATATACAAGGGGAAGTGATTTCGGCACTATTAAAAAGCCATCCATACGAAGAAGTAGCTTATGATATTTATCAATTAGAAAATAAAAATGATAGTATAGGTGCAGGGATTATTGGTGAATTACCAGAAGAAATGGAAGAGGGGGTATTTTTATCTTTATTAAAAGAAAAAATGGATGTTGGTTGTGTTAGGCATACTTCTTTAAGGCAAAAACCAATTAAGAAAGTGGCGCTATGTGGTGGTTCAGGGAGCTTTTTAATTGGTGCGGCAAAGGCTTCACATGCCGATATATATATCAGTGGGGACATTAAATATCATGAGTTTTTTGAAGCCAATGAGCAATTTATAATTGCTGATATTGGGCATTATGAAAGTGAACAATTTACTAAAGTTTTGATAGCTGATTTTCTTATTGAAAATTTTCCTAAATTTGCAGTCCAAATTTCGGAGCATCAGACAAATCCGATAAATTACTTTTAGCAATAGAATAAACATTATCATATGGCAAGGAAAAAAAAGGTAGTTGAAGTTGAAGAACCAGTTGTAATTCAACATACCAAAACTGAGGAAGAAATTAAGAATGAACAAAGACTTACCGCTTTGTATTCATTACAATTAATTGATTCGCAAGTTGACAAGATTAAAATTGTAAGAGGTGAACTTCCTTTAGAGGTTGAAGATTTAGAGGATGAGATAGCAGGTTTAGAAACTCGTGTTGATAAATTTGTTCAAGAAACTGAGGATTTAGAAAGACTAATCTCTGAGAAAAACGGTGCTATTGTAGATAGCCAAGCGCTAATCAAGAAGTATGAAGAACAGCAAATGAATGTTCGCAATAATCGTGAATATGATAGTTTGTCTAAAGAGATGGAATTTCAGAATCTTGAAATCCAATTGGCAGAGAAAAGAATTAAAGAGTTTACTGTTGAATTAGATTCGAAAAAAGCCAGTATTGAGCAGGCTTCTGCTAAGCTTACCGAACGTCGTACTGATTTAGAAGTAAAAAAATCAGAGCTTGACGATATTATTAAGGAAACTCGTGTTGAAGAAGAAGAACTAATGATTAAGTCAGAGAAGTTTGAAGAAATCATTGACCCCAGACTTTTAAAAGCTTATAAGAGAATTCGTGGAAATGCTCGTAATGGAC
Encoded here:
- a CDS encoding PspC domain-containing protein, coding for MEKTLTINISGWVFNINENAYEKLTQYFKKLNAHFKKEDGGDEIVADIEARIAELFKERTPEQISVITMEDVDDIMKIMGQPYEMEEDSSDEPFEPNSHFNKFKKHLFRDPINAHVAGVASGLGKYFNLDPVIIRIIFVILVTTGGIGILIYLGLWLLMPEAASTSDRIRMEGKKVNVKNIESKVKEETEYLKDRLSDFSEEAMGVYHKTGPARKIGLQKIETFVKAFGRIILRILKFILGLILFIYGAGLLVGFGILYLNLVPELEFEGFFIQGMSFPAFMSKFIIANEYASITLTALTVLVLIPIIMMVFHGIRFLFNLKRNKMVGTIAWQAWVVALIVSLGMSYTTIRAYHKDAIKITKYDFEEVQSDTLNIRLNTNSYYQNILSSDNKTVVSQDNNHPILHDDEIYGEPRLEIIENDKNSFALKLYKSSNGKNEEQANINIENTYYHFTIDSTGLLLDPYFKLGESSKWRSQEITLKLYVPEGKSIMIDNNIRRHFKMDYQWQRNLYNHRTKDSYWILNSGNFEEAKVEEESIEKEVEPALPVANKKEAQEEIE
- a CDS encoding PadR family transcriptional regulator, with the translated sequence MNIEKTKAQMRKGVLELCTLAIIAEKDAYASDIIDKLKSSDLIVVEGTLYPLLTRLKNDGLLQYRWEESTSGPPRKYYQLTELGESSLIMLKSSWDELTTAVDKIISVKH
- the lpxK gene encoding tetraacyldisaccharide 4'-kinase, giving the protein MFILRILLLPLSLIYGTITFIRNLLFDWGVFRVTKHQVPIISVGNLSMGGTGKTPHVEFLISQLNDKYQLATLSRGYGRKTKGYVIANSESDANTIGDEPLQYYHKFENIKVAVDGNRNRGAKKLLQTHPETELLILDDAYQHRFIHRDLNIMLSDFHNVYKIDHVVPSGQLREFRRGAKRADIIVITKTPVVLSPITRRRFEDELKLKDHQKLLFSKIEYDGFISFNQGNKLKKEPTVSTILLFEGIANSYPLQDYLKRFCNELIVLSFADHHNYTKKDIELIHKTYTDVFSKNKLIVTTEKDAQRLSTSEHKDVLKSCPLFYIPIHVVFHNGDEKVLMDSIQNIF
- a CDS encoding Nif3-like dinuclear metal center hexameric protein, which codes for MMKLNQLLGALNRWAPFTLQESYDNSGLLVGDPSQEIEKILISLDITEEIIEEAIQGDFDLIISHHPVIFKGLKSLTGKTPEERVVMKAIKHDIAIMAIHTNLDNVMHGVNAKIAEKLGIQNFKILLSQKGSLKKLAVYIPKLHLEEVRQAIFQAGAGHIGNYENCSFGTEGTGTFKGNKNSNPFVGKVGQLHDEAEVKFETIFPAHIQGEVISALLKSHPYEEVAYDIYQLENKNDSIGAGIIGELPEEMEEGVFLSLLKEKMDVGCVRHTSLRQKPIKKVALCGGSGSFLIGAAKASHADIYISGDIKYHEFFEANEQFIIADIGHYESEQFTKVLIADFLIENFPKFAVQISEHQTNPINYF
- a CDS encoding zinc ribbon domain-containing protein, whose product is MARKKKVVEVEEPVVIQHTKTEEEIKNEQRLTALYSLQLIDSQVDKIKIVRGELPLEVEDLEDEIAGLETRVDKFVQETEDLERLISEKNGAIVDSQALIKKYEEQQMNVRNNREYDSLSKEMEFQNLEIQLAEKRIKEFTVELDSKKASIEQASAKLTERRTDLEVKKSELDDIIKETRVEEEELMIKSEKFEEIIDPRLLKAYKRIRGNARNGLSVVPIERDSCGGCYNKIPPQHQMEIKMSKKIIVCEYCGRILIDFDLAESIQL